A genomic region of Limnohabitans curvus contains the following coding sequences:
- the dtd gene encoding D-aminoacyl-tRNA deacylase codes for MKAVLQRVSEARVVVDGQTVGEIAQGLLVLLCAEKGDTEAVGQKMLDKILKLRVFYDEAGKMNRSVTDVNGGLLVVSQFTLAADTSSGTRPSFTSAAPADEGRRLYDAFVTQAKAQHPQVQTGIFGADMKVHLVNDGPVTIPITIIGA; via the coding sequence ATGAAAGCTGTCTTACAACGCGTGAGCGAGGCCCGTGTGGTGGTGGACGGCCAAACGGTCGGTGAGATTGCACAAGGCCTGCTGGTACTGCTTTGCGCCGAGAAAGGCGACACCGAAGCAGTGGGCCAAAAAATGCTCGACAAAATTTTGAAGCTGCGGGTGTTCTACGACGAGGCAGGCAAGATGAACCGCAGCGTGACCGATGTGAACGGTGGTTTGTTGGTGGTGAGCCAGTTCACCTTAGCCGCAGACACCAGCAGCGGCACGCGTCCCAGCTTTACCAGTGCGGCCCCCGCCGATGAAGGTCGCCGCTTGTACGACGCGTTTGTGACGCAAGCCAAAGCGCAGCACCCACAGGTGCAAACAGGCATCTTTGGTGCCGACATGAAAGTGCATTTGGTGAACGATGGCCCCGTGACCATCCCAATCACGATAATCGGTGCATGA
- a CDS encoding cation diffusion facilitator family transporter: MNTQTLEKWLSPKGLLWASVVVACITIALKTLAWHLTDSVGLLSDAMESLVNLASAIFGLMMVTVAAMPADEDHPYGHHKAEYFSSGFEGILIVVAALGIMWAAGHRIFDPQPLEQVGLGLALSVASSALNGLLAWVMFRAAKTHRSIALEADARHLVTDVWTSAGVVVGIALVSYSGWLWLDAVVAIGVALNILKEGWHLIWGASQGLMDEAVEPEVLAQINKVLHDLSMAHEEVGADHTHLVRFDHIMTRKAGQRRFVDLHMHMPAEWTLGHAAMFRANVEQSLMKAVPGLRATIQLLPNDVEAHLDDPLDVR; the protein is encoded by the coding sequence ATGAACACCCAAACCCTTGAAAAATGGCTCTCGCCCAAAGGCTTGCTTTGGGCGTCAGTCGTGGTGGCGTGCATCACCATCGCACTCAAAACCTTGGCATGGCACCTCACCGATTCGGTGGGTTTGTTGTCAGACGCGATGGAGTCGTTGGTCAACTTGGCCAGTGCCATCTTTGGCTTGATGATGGTTACCGTCGCGGCCATGCCTGCGGACGAAGACCATCCTTATGGTCACCACAAGGCCGAGTATTTTTCGTCGGGCTTTGAAGGCATCCTCATCGTGGTGGCTGCATTGGGCATCATGTGGGCAGCGGGTCATCGCATCTTTGACCCGCAACCCTTAGAGCAAGTGGGTCTTGGTTTGGCCTTGTCGGTCGCCAGTTCTGCGTTGAATGGTTTGTTGGCTTGGGTCATGTTTCGTGCAGCCAAAACACACCGCTCGATTGCGCTGGAAGCGGATGCGCGTCACTTGGTGACGGATGTGTGGACTTCGGCAGGTGTGGTGGTTGGCATTGCGCTGGTCAGCTACAGCGGCTGGTTGTGGCTCGATGCGGTGGTCGCGATAGGCGTGGCACTGAACATTCTGAAAGAAGGCTGGCATTTGATTTGGGGTGCATCGCAAGGGCTGATGGATGAAGCCGTCGAGCCCGAGGTGCTGGCGCAAATTAACAAGGTGTTGCACGACCTGTCGATGGCCCATGAAGAAGTGGGTGCCGACCACACGCACCTCGTACGTTTCGATCACATCATGACGCGCAAAGCTGGACAACGCCGCTTTGTGGATTTGCACATGCACATGCCTGCTGAATGGACGCTGGGCCATGCGGCGATGTTTCGTGCCAATGTGGAGCAATCGTTGATGAAAGCGGTGCCAGGTTTGCGCGCCACCATTCAGCTGTTGCCCAACGATGTGGAAGCGCATCTGGATGACCCGCTCGACGTCCGCTAA
- the dbpA gene encoding ATP-dependent RNA helicase DbpA — translation MTDLKNTATTFASLSLAASTLDNLTELGYTQMTPIQAASLPLALAGRDLIAQASTGSGKTAAFGIPLVEKLDPAQFDAQAMILCPTRELADQVTQEIRRLARAVGNIKVVTLCGGVALRGQTVSLEHGAHVVVGTPGRIMDHLERGSLSLQGLKMLVLDEADRMLDMGFFDDIAKVARQCPKDRQTLLFSATYPEGIAKLASQFMREPQTVKVQAQHDAQKIKQIFYEVSNNERLHAVSQLLNHFRPESTLAFCNTKQQCRDLVTVLQAQGFSALALFGELEQRERDQVLVQFANRSCSVLVATDVAARGLDVANLEAVINVDVTPDPEVHIHRIGRTGRGDAEGLALSLASMDEMGNVGKIEQLQNRESTWAPLSSLAPAAGGILQPPMATLQIVGGRKEKIRAGDVLGALTGDAGFAKEQVGKINVNEFSTYVAVARSIAREAVKRLSEGRVKGKTVKVRLLEDASGR, via the coding sequence ATGACCGATTTAAAAAATACCGCTACGACCTTTGCTTCCCTGAGCCTCGCGGCCTCAACACTCGATAACTTGACGGAGCTGGGTTACACCCAGATGACCCCCATTCAAGCCGCGAGCTTGCCTTTGGCCTTGGCTGGCCGCGACCTGATTGCCCAAGCCAGCACGGGCAGCGGCAAGACGGCCGCCTTTGGCATTCCCTTGGTTGAAAAGCTCGACCCTGCGCAGTTCGACGCGCAAGCCATGATCTTGTGCCCCACCCGCGAATTGGCTGACCAAGTGACGCAAGAGATTCGCCGCTTGGCCCGTGCGGTGGGCAACATCAAGGTGGTCACTTTGTGTGGCGGTGTGGCCTTGCGTGGGCAAACGGTCAGCCTCGAACACGGTGCCCATGTGGTGGTCGGCACGCCCGGCCGCATCATGGACCACTTAGAGCGCGGTTCGCTCAGCCTGCAAGGCTTGAAGATGTTGGTGCTTGACGAGGCGGATCGCATGTTGGACATGGGCTTTTTTGACGACATCGCCAAAGTAGCGCGCCAATGCCCCAAAGACCGTCAAACCTTGTTGTTCTCGGCCACCTATCCCGAAGGCATTGCCAAGCTCGCCTCGCAATTCATGCGTGAGCCGCAAACTGTGAAGGTGCAAGCGCAACACGACGCACAAAAAATCAAACAAATTTTTTATGAAGTGAGTAACAACGAGCGCCTGCATGCTGTGTCGCAACTGCTCAACCATTTCCGCCCTGAATCCACGCTGGCTTTTTGCAACACCAAACAGCAATGCCGCGATTTGGTGACGGTGCTGCAAGCGCAAGGCTTCAGCGCTTTGGCCTTGTTTGGTGAACTTGAACAACGCGAGCGTGACCAAGTGTTGGTGCAGTTTGCCAACCGCAGTTGCTCGGTGTTGGTGGCCACCGATGTGGCTGCGCGTGGCTTGGATGTAGCGAATTTAGAAGCCGTCATCAACGTGGACGTGACACCTGACCCTGAGGTGCACATCCACCGCATTGGCCGCACAGGTCGTGGCGATGCCGAAGGCTTGGCGTTGTCACTCGCCAGCATGGACGAGATGGGCAACGTGGGCAAGATTGAACAGTTGCAAAACCGCGAGTCCACATGGGCACCGCTCAGCAGCCTCGCGCCAGCCGCAGGCGGCATCTTGCAGCCGCCCATGGCGACGCTGCAAATTGTGGGTGGCCGCAAAGAAAAGATTCGTGCCGGTGATGTGTTGGGTGCGCTCACCGGTGATGCTGGCTTTGCCAAAGAGCAAGTGGGCAAGATCAATGTGAATGAGTTCTCTACCTATGTGGCGGTGGCGCGCAGCATTGCACGTGAAGCGGTCAAGCGTTTGAGCGAGGGCCGTGTCAAAGGTAAAACGGTGAAGGTCCGTTTACTCGAAGACGCTTCTGGGCGCTGA